A genomic window from Candidatus Nitrosoglobus terrae includes:
- the bamA gene encoding outer membrane protein assembly factor BamA, producing the protein MGGIFGLYYKKRIVIAAVVGLTLINKVLAAEFQPFVVKDIRIEGLQRISAGTVFNYLPIKIGDTVDSQRVRDIIHELFKTRFFKDIQVGHDGNILTIIAVERPTITSIKFIGNKEIKGDQLAKALKQVGFTEGRVFDRSLLEKVELELQRQYFSRGKYGVKINTTVTPLTRNRVAITVDVKEGAIAKIGRINIVGNHAFKEKDILSVFQLHTPNLLSFFTHADQYSRQKLAADLESLRSYYLDRGYINLSIDSTQVSITPDKKRVFITINITEGDRYWIGEVKLAGDLILPLEKLFSALTVNSGDIFSRKAVSESTAHITDLLGNKGYAFANVNAMPEISESEKKVNLTFFIDPGKRAYVRRVNISGNTKTRDEVIRREMRQQEGGWVSTELINRSKLRIQRLGYFKDVNIETQPVPGSPDQVDVNLSVVEHPSGSISAGLGFSQAQGFIFNTSISQQNFLGSGKHVNLSFNNSQIYTIYSLGYTDPYFTIDGVSRGFNFYYRKTNPVFGNIASYTTNVYGGDMTFGIPITETDMLNLGVGYQNIQVGLSDISPVEFENFVNSEGNRFNIFNVNFGWAHDGRDSALFPTRGSYQNVFGKITAPIGGRSLEFYEVGYQQSWYHPLSKSLIFMLHGDMAYGGVYGSTSVFPFFENFYAGGINSVRGFRPNTLGPKTAEGAALGGNLKIIGNAEVFFPVPFVEKFKSVRLSTFIDAGNVYGEYQSINLGDLRYSAGVSAIWLSPFGTLRFSMAKALNVQPGDQPQIFQFSMGTQF; encoded by the coding sequence ATGGGGGGGATTTTTGGGCTTTATTATAAGAAGCGAATTGTCATTGCTGCTGTTGTAGGATTAACGTTAATTAATAAAGTGTTAGCGGCAGAGTTTCAGCCATTTGTGGTTAAGGATATACGAATTGAAGGATTGCAGCGTATATCAGCAGGTACAGTTTTCAATTATCTCCCAATTAAAATAGGCGATACAGTTGATAGCCAGCGAGTTAGGGATATTATTCATGAATTATTTAAGACTCGGTTTTTTAAAGATATTCAGGTAGGGCATGATGGTAATATCTTAACTATAATAGCTGTTGAACGACCAACAATTACGAGTATCAAATTTATAGGTAATAAGGAGATAAAAGGTGATCAGCTAGCAAAGGCACTTAAACAAGTGGGGTTTACAGAAGGCCGAGTGTTTGATCGATCGTTACTGGAAAAAGTAGAGTTAGAACTACAACGACAATACTTTAGTCGAGGTAAATATGGAGTTAAGATTAATACTACAGTTACCCCCTTAACGCGTAATCGAGTTGCTATTACGGTAGATGTTAAAGAAGGTGCCATAGCTAAAATTGGTAGGATTAATATTGTTGGTAATCATGCTTTTAAAGAAAAAGACATTTTAAGCGTATTTCAGTTACATACTCCCAATTTATTGTCTTTTTTTACCCACGCTGATCAATATTCTCGGCAAAAATTGGCAGCTGATCTTGAATCTTTACGATCTTATTATTTAGATCGAGGCTATATCAATCTTAGCATTGACTCTACCCAAGTTTCAATTACTCCTGATAAAAAGCGAGTATTTATTACAATCAATATTACGGAAGGTGATCGTTATTGGATTGGTGAGGTTAAGCTAGCAGGAGATCTCATTCTACCGTTAGAGAAACTATTTAGCGCGTTAACTGTAAACTCAGGGGATATTTTCTCACGTAAAGCGGTATCAGAAAGTACAGCGCATATCACTGATCTGTTAGGGAATAAAGGGTATGCATTTGCCAATGTGAATGCAATGCCAGAGATAAGTGAGAGTGAGAAGAAAGTAAATTTAACTTTTTTTATTGATCCGGGTAAACGGGCTTATGTTCGACGAGTAAATATCTCTGGAAATACTAAAACCCGAGATGAAGTGATTCGTCGAGAAATGCGCCAACAAGAAGGAGGTTGGGTATCTACTGAGCTTATTAATCGCTCGAAATTGCGCATCCAGCGCCTAGGTTACTTTAAGGATGTTAATATAGAGACACAACCGGTTCCCGGGTCGCCTGATCAAGTTGATGTAAACCTTAGTGTGGTAGAGCACCCATCTGGATCTATTTCGGCAGGGTTAGGTTTCTCTCAAGCTCAAGGTTTTATCTTCAATACGAGTATTTCTCAGCAAAATTTTCTTGGAAGCGGTAAGCACGTTAATCTTAGCTTCAATAATAGTCAGATTTATACTATTTATAGCCTTGGTTACACTGATCCTTACTTTACTATTGATGGTGTAAGTCGCGGATTTAATTTTTACTACCGCAAAACTAATCCAGTTTTTGGTAATATTGCTAGTTATACAACCAATGTCTATGGTGGAGATATGACTTTTGGTATCCCAATTACTGAAACTGATATGTTAAACCTTGGGGTAGGCTATCAAAATATACAAGTTGGTCTAAGCGATATCTCTCCGGTAGAGTTTGAAAATTTTGTAAATAGTGAAGGAAACCGTTTTAATATTTTTAATGTTAATTTTGGTTGGGCGCATGATGGACGGGATAGTGCTCTTTTTCCAACAAGAGGTAGCTACCAAAATGTTTTTGGTAAGATTACTGCGCCGATAGGCGGTCGTAGCTTAGAATTTTATGAGGTTGGGTATCAACAAAGTTGGTATCATCCCCTGAGTAAATCCTTAATTTTTATGCTCCATGGTGATATGGCTTATGGGGGGGTTTATGGTAGTACGAGCGTATTTCCATTCTTTGAAAACTTTTATGCCGGCGGTATAAATAGTGTACGTGGATTCCGGCCTAATACGCTTGGCCCAAAGACAGCAGAGGGGGCCGCATTAGGAGGAAATCTCAAAATTATAGGTAATGCTGAGGTATTTTTCCCAGTTCCCTTTGTGGAAAAATTTAAGTCTGTACGTTTAAGCACTTTTATTGATGCGGGTAATGTCTATGGTGAATATCAAAGCATTAATCTTGGAGATCTACGTTATTCGGCTGGAGTCTCAGCTATTTGGCTTTCACCATTCGGAACGCTGCGATTTAGCATGGCAAAAGCACTTAATGTTCAGCCAGGTGACCAGCCGCAAATATTTCAGTTCTCTATGGGCACCCAATTTTAG
- a CDS encoding OmpH family outer membrane protein, producing MSVLSLNWGMIATAESLDLKIGAVNAVKLLDEAPQKDVALERLKKEFEGRNRELIAQQKEAQALEDKLNRDGAIMRESDREELKRKVMGKNRDLKRLQDTFQEDYNIRRNEEFRKLQEDIAKAIISLAEKRKYDLVVYEGVIYASNRVDITADVLKLLKAQHSR from the coding sequence GTGAGTGTTTTGTCGCTGAACTGGGGGATGATTGCCACTGCAGAGTCGCTTGATCTGAAAATTGGCGCGGTGAACGCTGTTAAATTATTGGATGAAGCCCCTCAGAAAGATGTAGCATTGGAGAGATTAAAAAAGGAATTTGAAGGGCGTAATAGAGAACTAATTGCGCAACAAAAAGAAGCCCAGGCTTTAGAAGATAAGCTTAATCGCGATGGGGCTATTATGCGTGAGTCTGATCGTGAAGAGCTAAAACGAAAGGTTATGGGTAAAAACCGTGATCTTAAGCGGCTCCAAGATACATTCCAAGAAGACTATAATATACGTCGTAATGAAGAGTTTAGAAAACTACAAGAAGATATTGCTAAGGCAATTATTAGTTTAGCTGAAAAAAGAAAATACGATCTTGTAGTTTATGAAGGGGTTATCTACGCTAGTAATAGAGTAGATATCACTGCTGATGTGCTTAAATTGCTAAAAGCTCAGCACAGCCGCTAG
- the rpsB gene encoding 30S ribosomal protein S2 encodes MANVTMRQMLEAGVHFGHQARYWNPRMAPYIFGKRNNIHIINLEETLPLYIEATNFLGKLAANRGTVLFVGTKRAAQEAIHEEAQRCGMPYVNRRWLGGMLTNFQTVRQSVKRLHDVEAMLQDGSLDRLKKRESLMIRRDRDKLERSLGGIKNMAHLPDALFIIDVEHERIAVDEAEKLGIPVVAVVDTNSNPKKIDYIIPGNDDAIRAIRLYACGVADAIIDGRTTAIANSASKANRDEFVEMDETNEREIPLPELSADGSVAVDNSNSARQ; translated from the coding sequence ATGGCAAATGTTACTATGCGTCAAATGCTAGAGGCTGGAGTTCATTTTGGCCACCAAGCCCGCTACTGGAATCCAAGAATGGCTCCTTATATTTTTGGTAAGCGTAATAATATCCATATTATTAATTTAGAAGAAACGCTTCCATTATATATTGAAGCCACAAATTTTTTAGGAAAATTAGCTGCAAATAGAGGTACAGTTTTATTTGTAGGCACTAAACGAGCTGCTCAAGAAGCTATTCATGAGGAGGCGCAGCGGTGCGGTATGCCTTATGTCAATCGGCGCTGGCTAGGAGGTATGCTAACTAATTTTCAAACAGTTAGACAGTCAGTTAAACGTTTACACGATGTAGAAGCTATGCTTCAGGATGGTAGCCTAGATCGGCTGAAAAAAAGAGAATCATTGATGATAAGACGTGATCGAGATAAGCTTGAGCGTAGTCTTGGGGGTATTAAGAATATGGCTCATCTTCCTGATGCTTTGTTTATTATCGATGTGGAGCATGAGCGTATTGCAGTGGATGAGGCGGAGAAATTAGGTATCCCAGTGGTAGCAGTAGTAGATACTAATAGTAATCCTAAAAAAATAGATTATATTATTCCAGGCAATGACGATGCTATTCGCGCTATTCGTCTTTATGCTTGTGGGGTTGCTGATGCAATTATTGATGGCCGTACGACAGCAATCGCTAATAGTGCTAGCAAGGCTAATAGGGATGAGTTCGTAGAGATGGATGAAACTAACGAAAGGGAGATACCACTACCTGAACTATCAGCCGATGGATCTGTGGCAGTAGATAATAGTAATTCTGCACGGCAATAA
- the tsf gene encoding translation elongation factor Ts, translating to MTVTAAQVKELRERTGSGMMECKKALIETGGDIESAIEWMRKQGLAKADRKAGRVAAEGIITTAMSDDGSRAAMVEINSETDFVSKNDDFRRFAIAIAEKILAAHPTTLDELLSMPLDPDKKSINEVRQILIAKIGENINVRRFTCVEAKNGRIGCYIHGDRIGVLVAIEGGSDELAKDLAMHITASKPQAITSEGISTEVLDKEREILIAQAKDSGKSAEIIEKMVEGRLQKFLSEVTLLGQSFVKDPDTKVSELLKIAGANVSRFERFEVGEGVEKKIGNFAEEVRLQLQGG from the coding sequence ATGACGGTTACAGCAGCCCAAGTCAAAGAATTACGTGAGCGTACTGGCTCTGGAATGATGGAATGTAAGAAAGCTTTGATAGAAACAGGGGGCGATATTGAGTCTGCTATAGAATGGATGCGCAAGCAGGGATTAGCTAAAGCAGATAGGAAGGCAGGTCGAGTAGCTGCCGAAGGTATTATCACTACTGCTATGAGCGATGATGGCTCTAGAGCAGCAATGGTAGAGATTAATTCTGAGACCGACTTTGTCTCTAAGAATGATGATTTTCGTCGATTTGCTATAGCTATAGCGGAAAAAATATTAGCTGCCCATCCTACGACTTTGGATGAACTTCTTTCTATGCCATTAGATCCGGATAAGAAGAGTATTAATGAGGTACGTCAAATACTAATTGCTAAAATTGGTGAAAATATTAATGTGCGTCGTTTTACATGTGTTGAAGCGAAAAATGGTCGTATTGGTTGTTATATTCACGGCGATAGGATAGGAGTGTTGGTAGCAATAGAAGGCGGAAGCGATGAATTGGCCAAAGACTTAGCAATGCATATTACTGCTAGTAAACCGCAGGCGATCACATCAGAGGGTATTTCAACAGAAGTATTGGATAAGGAGCGAGAGATTTTAATTGCCCAAGCTAAAGATAGTGGTAAGTCTGCTGAGATTATAGAAAAGATGGTTGAAGGACGATTACAAAAATTTTTAAGCGAAGTGACTCTATTGGGTCAATCCTTTGTTAAGGATCCTGATACTAAAGTAAGTGAATTACTTAAAATTGCAGGTGCTAACGTTAGTCGTTTTGAACGTTTTGAAGTAGGTGAAGGGGTTGAGAAAAAAATAGGTAATTTTGCTGAAGAGGTAAGATTACAGCTCCAAGGAGGCTGA
- the frr gene encoding ribosome recycling factor: protein MINEICEDTADRMRKSIDALKQAFAKLRANRAHTSLLDHITVLYYGVNTPLSQVASVSVEDARTLVVSPWEKQIVPVIEKAIMASELGLNPVTAGTVIRVPLPPLTEERRKEMVRIVRQEAEGARVAMRNIRRDSNHIVKELVKEKEISEDDQRHAEETIQGITDNYIAQVDNLLAAKEQDLMEI, encoded by the coding sequence ATGATTAATGAGATCTGTGAAGATACAGCCGATCGAATGCGCAAGAGTATTGATGCGCTTAAACAAGCTTTTGCCAAGTTACGAGCTAATCGAGCACATACCAGCCTCCTTGATCACATTACCGTCCTATACTATGGTGTTAACACACCATTGAGTCAAGTTGCTAGCGTCTCTGTAGAGGATGCTCGAACTTTAGTGGTATCTCCTTGGGAAAAGCAAATTGTCCCTGTGATTGAAAAGGCTATCATGGCATCTGAGCTAGGGCTTAATCCAGTTACGGCTGGGACAGTTATTCGAGTACCTTTACCGCCCTTAACAGAAGAGCGACGTAAGGAGATGGTTCGTATTGTCAGGCAAGAAGCGGAAGGGGCTCGGGTTGCTATGCGAAATATTCGGCGTGATAGTAATCATATCGTAAAAGAACTGGTTAAGGAAAAAGAGATTAGTGAAGATGATCAACGGCATGCTGAAGAGACTATACAGGGAATCACAGATAACTATATTGCTCAGGTTGATAACCTTTTAGCAGCAAAAGAGCAGGATTTAATGGAAATTTGA
- the map gene encoding type I methionyl aminopeptidase translates to MPVTIKTPEEIEKMRIAGRLAADVLDMIRPYVKPGVTTEELNTLCHDYITNVQKAIPAPLNYRGFPKSICTSVNHVVCHGIPSNKQLKKGDIINIDITVIKDGYHGDTSKMFFVGEPSIIAKRVSQISYECMCIGIKMVKPGVHLGDIGYAIQTHAEANHFSIVREFCGHGIGRVFHEDPQILHYGTPNTGLRLETGMIFTIEPMVNVGKRHIKILPDQWTAVTKDHSLSAQWEHTVLVTENSFEVLTIRPGDNL, encoded by the coding sequence ATGCCGGTGACTATCAAAACCCCAGAGGAAATTGAGAAAATGAGGATTGCGGGCCGTCTTGCTGCCGACGTGCTAGATATGATCCGACCCTATGTAAAACCTGGAGTGACAACTGAAGAACTAAATACTCTTTGCCACGATTACATTACTAATGTCCAAAAAGCTATCCCCGCTCCCCTTAACTATCGGGGCTTCCCTAAATCTATTTGCACCTCTGTAAATCACGTAGTTTGCCATGGGATTCCTAGCAATAAACAGCTCAAAAAAGGTGATATTATTAATATTGATATCACAGTAATTAAAGATGGCTACCATGGGGATACTAGCAAAATGTTCTTTGTTGGAGAACCTAGTATTATTGCTAAACGAGTATCACAGATCAGCTATGAATGTATGTGCATTGGGATCAAAATGGTAAAACCCGGTGTTCATCTAGGGGATATTGGCTATGCCATTCAAACTCATGCTGAGGCTAATCATTTCTCTATTGTTAGAGAGTTCTGTGGGCATGGCATTGGTCGTGTTTTTCACGAAGACCCGCAAATACTCCATTATGGCACTCCAAATACCGGTCTTAGGCTAGAGACAGGTATGATTTTCACTATTGAGCCTATGGTAAATGTGGGCAAGCGTCATATAAAAATCTTGCCAGATCAGTGGACCGCCGTAACCAAAGATCATAGCCTTTCAGCCCAATGGGAACATACAGTACTAGTTACTGAAAACAGTTTCGAGGTACTTACAATTAGACCCGGAGACAACCTTTAA
- a CDS encoding phosphatidate cytidylyltransferase, producing MLFLPTKVFSWLLVFVIAIGAWEWAGLIRIQTIRGRLFYAIAVLLLLWVSCFLPLVFILVTSVIWWSICALLLMRWSKKRPYHPIIATFTIGIIAGVLVLIPTWQAIISLHSLPVIGPKWVLFLFILVWLADSAAYIVGRKFGHTRLAPALSPGKTWEGVYGAIIASLLFSFIGSEVFELSGDIWWVFWGLGLLTILFSIIGDLLESLFKRISAVKDSGYLLPGHGGVLDRVDSLTAASPVFALGIWVLERLQ from the coding sequence GTGCTTTTTCTCCCTACAAAGGTATTCTCTTGGCTATTAGTATTTGTAATTGCTATAGGGGCTTGGGAATGGGCAGGTTTAATCCGAATCCAGACGATAAGAGGACGATTATTCTATGCTATAGCAGTCTTATTGTTACTATGGGTAAGCTGTTTTTTACCTTTAGTATTCATACTTGTAACAAGTGTAATTTGGTGGAGTATCTGTGCGTTGTTGTTAATGAGATGGTCAAAGAAAAGACCTTATCATCCAATAATAGCAACGTTTACAATCGGGATTATCGCGGGAGTTTTAGTTCTTATACCTACATGGCAAGCTATTATAAGCCTGCATTCATTACCTGTAATTGGCCCAAAATGGGTGTTGTTCCTTTTTATTTTAGTATGGCTAGCGGATAGTGCTGCCTATATAGTGGGGCGTAAGTTTGGACATACCCGTCTGGCTCCGGCGCTCAGCCCCGGAAAAACTTGGGAGGGAGTCTATGGGGCTATTATAGCGAGCTTACTGTTTTCATTTATAGGATCAGAAGTTTTTGAGCTTTCTGGGGACATATGGTGGGTTTTTTGGGGATTGGGATTGTTAACAATTTTATTTTCTATAATAGGCGATCTACTGGAAAGTTTGTTCAAACGTATAAGTGCTGTTAAGGATAGTGGTTATCTACTACCAGGGCATGGCGGGGTGTTAGATCGGGTAGATAGTCTAACTGCGGCATCGCCAGTGTTTGCGCTAGGCATTTGGGTGTTGGAGCGGTTGCAATGA
- the ispC gene encoding 1-deoxy-D-xylulose-5-phosphate reductoisomerase — translation MIGVSILGSTGSIGVSTLDVLSRYPERYRVEALSANNSVEKLYQQCLKFRPIHAVMVDPNAAELLYQRLQPIAPGIKVSSGSSALEAIASSSNTDYVMAAIVGAAGLLPTLAAAKAGKRILLANKEALVMSGQLFMDAVFERGAELLPIDSEHNALWQCMPTGKHNIPLDNKGVRRILLTASGGPFRDKEFHELENVTPDEACAHPNWDMGRKISVDSASMMNKGLEVIEAYWLFGATIQQIEVVLHPQSIIHSMIEYIDGSVLAQLGNPDMRIPIAYGLAWPDRLESGVASLDLFTVGQLTFRQPDQQRFPCLKLAYAALERGGTCSTILNAANEVAVQAFLEQRIRFTQIPALIEWVLGMVTPTAADSLVAVLQSDAVARYVAEEQVQRWESCLLH, via the coding sequence ATGATAGGGGTTAGCATACTAGGCTCAACGGGCTCTATTGGGGTGAGTACCCTTGATGTGTTATCGCGTTACCCAGAACGCTATCGAGTCGAGGCTTTATCGGCAAATAATTCAGTAGAAAAGCTATATCAGCAATGTCTTAAATTTCGACCGATCCATGCGGTTATGGTTGACCCTAATGCAGCCGAACTACTGTACCAACGATTACAACCTATTGCTCCTGGAATTAAAGTAAGTAGCGGTAGTAGCGCTTTAGAAGCTATAGCTTCATCTTCTAATACTGATTACGTTATGGCTGCTATTGTAGGTGCCGCTGGTTTATTGCCCACATTAGCTGCAGCAAAAGCAGGTAAGCGAATTTTGCTAGCCAATAAAGAAGCGCTTGTTATGAGCGGCCAGCTATTTATGGATGCAGTTTTTGAGAGAGGTGCTGAGTTGCTTCCAATTGATAGTGAACATAATGCTCTTTGGCAGTGTATGCCTACAGGGAAGCATAATATCCCTTTAGATAATAAAGGAGTGCGACGTATTCTATTAACTGCATCAGGTGGTCCTTTTAGAGATAAAGAGTTTCATGAGCTGGAAAATGTGACTCCGGATGAAGCTTGTGCTCACCCTAACTGGGATATGGGGCGTAAAATATCGGTGGACTCGGCCTCTATGATGAATAAGGGGCTAGAAGTCATTGAAGCATATTGGCTATTTGGAGCTACTATTCAGCAAATTGAAGTGGTATTACATCCTCAAAGCATTATTCACTCAATGATAGAGTATATTGATGGCTCTGTTTTAGCGCAATTGGGTAATCCAGATATGCGAATACCTATCGCTTACGGATTGGCTTGGCCAGATCGTTTAGAATCGGGGGTAGCTTCTTTAGATCTGTTTACAGTAGGCCAATTAACTTTTCGTCAACCTGATCAGCAGCGCTTTCCTTGCTTAAAGCTTGCCTATGCAGCATTAGAGCGTGGGGGTACCTGTAGCACTATTCTAAATGCAGCTAATGAGGTTGCAGTACAAGCATTTCTTGAGCAGCGTATTCGATTTACTCAAATCCCAGCTCTTATCGAATGGGTGCTGGGTATGGTAACACCTACTGCAGCTGATTCTCTTGTTGCTGTCTTACAAAGCGATGCAGTAGCTCGGTATGTAGCTGAAGAACAAGTACAGCGGTGGGAATCATGTTTATTGCATTAA
- the pyrH gene encoding UMP kinase, whose amino-acid sequence MPKYRRILLKFSGEALMGKVSYGIDPEMAQQIAQELQELNSMGIEIGLVIGGGNIFRGAGLAAAGMDRVTADHMGMLATVMNALALQDALERFNVFCRVMSAIRINEVCEDYIRRRAIRHLEKGRLVIFAAGTGNPFFTTDTAASLRAIEIGAELLIKATKVDGIYSADPLINPNAQFFPKLNYDQVIEHKLAVMDATAIIMCRDHSLPLRIFDMYKAGALTRIIKGEDVGTLVA is encoded by the coding sequence ATGCCTAAATACCGGCGTATCTTACTGAAATTTAGTGGTGAGGCGCTAATGGGGAAAGTAAGCTATGGTATTGATCCTGAAATGGCGCAACAAATTGCCCAAGAACTACAAGAATTAAATAGTATGGGCATTGAAATCGGTTTAGTGATTGGTGGGGGTAATATTTTTCGTGGCGCTGGACTAGCTGCTGCAGGCATGGATCGAGTAACTGCCGATCATATGGGTATGTTGGCAACAGTAATGAATGCTTTGGCACTACAAGATGCCTTAGAAAGATTTAATGTATTCTGTCGAGTAATGTCAGCTATTCGTATTAATGAGGTCTGTGAGGATTATATCCGTCGTCGTGCTATCCGTCACTTAGAAAAAGGACGCCTAGTCATTTTTGCTGCAGGTACTGGCAATCCTTTTTTTACCACTGATACAGCTGCCAGTCTTCGCGCAATCGAGATTGGAGCAGAATTACTTATTAAAGCAACTAAAGTAGATGGTATTTACTCAGCTGATCCACTGATAAATCCTAACGCGCAGTTTTTCCCTAAATTAAATTATGATCAAGTTATAGAGCATAAACTTGCAGTTATGGATGCAACTGCAATTATAATGTGTAGAGATCATTCTCTACCATTGCGTATCTTTGATATGTATAAGGCTGGAGCCTTAACTCGTATTATTAAAGGTGAGGATGTAGGAACATTAGTTGCTTAG
- the rseP gene encoding RIP metalloprotease RseP, with protein MFIALSILAFTIAIGLLVAVHEYGHFWVARRSGIKVLRFAIGFGWPLWRWHGKDQVEYVIGSIPLGGYVKMLDEREGDVAKEDLARAFNRQSLKIRSTVAAAGPAANILFAIVAYWLVFVFGISGIKPIIGEIITNTPADKAGFRSGEEIIAVGEESTPTWASVGNAIFIASQRRSQVLVTASGVDGNRVLNLSLYQVDNDPEKAKDMLRQLGIQPKQPLLPAVIGKILPGEPASQAGFQPGDRILLAEGQPIHTWDEWVKFVRDHPNISFNVEVERGSERLILILQPAAVKGENGDSVGRIGAAPSSLGELPEELRATLRYSPLAAVPQAIKKVWEIGSLTVMMIGKMLLGETSTKSISGPITIAEYAGYSAQIGFTSFLNFLAVVSISLGVLNLLPVPVLDGGHLLYNFIELLRGKPLSERSQILGHQMGVVILIGLMCVAFYNDLARLFAQ; from the coding sequence ATGTTTATTGCATTAAGTATACTTGCTTTTACTATAGCTATTGGGTTACTGGTTGCTGTACACGAATATGGACATTTTTGGGTGGCGAGGCGATCAGGGATTAAAGTTCTTCGCTTTGCAATAGGTTTTGGTTGGCCTTTGTGGCGCTGGCATGGCAAAGATCAGGTTGAATATGTAATTGGATCGATTCCGCTTGGAGGCTATGTAAAAATGCTTGACGAGCGTGAAGGAGACGTAGCTAAAGAGGATCTTGCTCGCGCTTTTAATCGACAATCTTTGAAGATTAGAAGTACTGTTGCTGCTGCTGGGCCGGCAGCAAATATTTTATTTGCCATTGTTGCCTATTGGCTGGTATTTGTTTTTGGTATTTCCGGAATTAAACCTATTATTGGTGAAATAATTACTAATACTCCTGCAGATAAAGCTGGATTCCGATCTGGTGAGGAGATTATTGCTGTAGGGGAAGAATCTACCCCTACATGGGCATCGGTGGGTAATGCAATATTTATAGCCTCCCAGCGCAGATCTCAGGTTTTGGTAACTGCCTCTGGTGTTGATGGGAATCGAGTCTTAAATTTAAGCTTATATCAGGTAGATAACGATCCTGAAAAAGCTAAGGATATGCTACGACAGTTAGGAATACAGCCGAAGCAGCCATTACTTCCTGCTGTGATTGGAAAAATTTTACCTGGAGAGCCGGCAAGCCAAGCAGGCTTTCAGCCTGGAGATCGAATTTTATTAGCCGAAGGCCAGCCTATTCATACTTGGGATGAATGGGTGAAATTTGTACGAGATCACCCTAATATATCTTTTAATGTAGAAGTTGAGCGTGGATCGGAACGTTTAATCTTGATCTTGCAGCCGGCAGCGGTAAAAGGAGAGAATGGGGATTCTGTGGGTCGTATTGGGGCAGCGCCAAGTTCTTTAGGCGAACTACCAGAGGAGCTACGAGCTACTTTGAGGTATTCTCCTTTAGCGGCAGTACCTCAGGCTATTAAGAAGGTTTGGGAAATTGGATCCTTAACCGTTATGATGATCGGGAAGATGCTGTTGGGGGAAACATCGACTAAATCTATTAGTGGTCCCATTACAATAGCGGAGTATGCTGGGTATAGTGCTCAGATTGGTTTTACTTCCTTTCTTAATTTTCTTGCTGTGGTAAGTATCAGCTTAGGGGTGCTCAATTTACTGCCTGTGCCCGTATTGGATGGTGGGCATTTATTATATAATTTTATTGAGCTGCTGCGGGGTAAACCGCTTTCAGAGAGATCTCAAATATTAGGCCATCAAATGGGTGTTGTAATATTAATTGGTTTAATGTGTGTAGCTTTCTACAATGATTTAGCTCGTTTATTTGCTCAGTAA
- a CDS encoding isoprenyl transferase codes for MNSGQASSLPLKIPRHVAIIMDGNGRWAKQRKKPRFYGHRAGVESVEVVLKACAKVGIEVLTLFAFSSENWHRPAQEVQILMNLFKAALSSRLNQFQSQNIRFRVIGDRSGFSKSLQIEIAKAEVLTAKNEGITLIIAANYGGRWDIAQAARKIAVEAKNGQLTVDSITTEVFADHLSLADLPEPDLFIRTGGEQRISNFLLWQLAYTEFYFTDTLWPDFDEAAFILAINSFSQRERRFGRTSEQMKSLYRA; via the coding sequence ATGAATAGCGGACAGGCTAGTAGCTTACCATTAAAAATACCTCGCCATGTTGCCATTATCATGGATGGTAATGGTCGTTGGGCAAAGCAGCGAAAAAAACCGCGTTTTTATGGGCATAGAGCTGGAGTTGAATCCGTAGAGGTAGTTTTAAAAGCCTGCGCAAAGGTAGGTATAGAAGTGCTCACTTTGTTTGCTTTTAGCAGCGAGAATTGGCATCGCCCAGCCCAAGAGGTTCAGATTTTGATGAACTTGTTTAAGGCTGCTCTTTCGAGCCGATTGAATCAATTTCAGAGTCAAAATATCCGCTTCCGTGTTATTGGTGATCGGAGCGGATTTTCTAAATCACTGCAGATAGAAATAGCAAAAGCTGAGGTACTAACAGCAAAGAATGAGGGGATTACGCTGATTATAGCAGCTAATTATGGAGGGCGATGGGATATTGCCCAAGCTGCAAGGAAAATTGCTGTTGAAGCAAAAAATGGCCAGCTAACAGTAGATTCTATTACCACTGAAGTTTTTGCAGATCATCTGTCTTTAGCTGATTTACCAGAACCTGATTTGTTTATCCGCACTGGCGGTGAGCAACGGATCAGTAATTTTCTACTGTGGCAGCTAGCTTATACTGAATTTTATTTTACTGATACATTGTGGCCAGATTTTGATGAGGCTGCTTTTATCTTAGCAATTAATAGCTTCTCCCAACGAGAACGCCGTTTTGGAAGGACATCAGAGCAAATGAAGTCTTTATATCGTGCTTAA